From a region of the Constantimarinum furrinae genome:
- a CDS encoding TIGR04282 family arsenosugar biosynthesis glycosyltransferase, with protein MGLLTSKDTDGNVDFSADFHFPMSNKALIIFTRTPQLGKCKTRLAAAIGDEAALEVYKILLNHTAKITEKVTADKFVFYAGTIAQHDVWNNEIFSKKLQIDGDLGVKMHHAFLELFDLGYEKVVIVGSDLFDLTSREIDDAFTALTHNDTVIGPAEDGGYYLLGMKTLNTAIFENKDWGTATVLQDTLKDLKAKSVFRLPAKNDIDHVEDIMNIEVFQQFIPDKLLNRSK; from the coding sequence ATGGGACTATTAACTTCTAAAGACACCGACGGAAATGTTGATTTCTCTGCAGATTTTCATTTTCCTATGTCCAATAAAGCCTTGATCATCTTTACACGAACCCCTCAATTGGGAAAATGTAAAACCCGGTTAGCCGCGGCGATTGGTGATGAAGCCGCTCTGGAAGTTTATAAAATATTATTGAACCATACGGCAAAGATCACCGAAAAGGTTACCGCAGACAAATTCGTTTTTTATGCGGGAACTATTGCACAACACGATGTCTGGAACAATGAGATCTTTAGCAAAAAACTTCAAATCGATGGAGATCTTGGTGTAAAGATGCATCACGCATTTCTTGAGTTATTTGACCTTGGCTATGAAAAAGTGGTCATTGTAGGAAGTGATCTCTTCGATCTTACCAGCCGAGAGATCGATGATGCTTTTACCGCATTAACCCACAACGACACCGTGATTGGCCCTGCCGAAGATGGCGGCTATTACCTCCTTGGAATGAAAACCCTAAATACTGCTATATTTGAGAATAAAGATTGGGGAACAGCGACGGTTTTACAAGATACCCTAAAGGATCTGAAAGCGAAGTCGGTTTTTAGATTGCCTGCTAAAAATGATATTGATCATGTGGAAGATATTATGAACATTGAAGTCTTTCAGCAATTTATACCTGATAAACTATTAAACAGATCGAAGTAA
- the lptC gene encoding LPS export ABC transporter periplasmic protein LptC, with protein sequence MFKYQHKLKSVMAITIVITLFACEGNYQNIQRLNLKDNSPIAEGRNIDVKYTDSGKVVTNLLAPLLLDYSNMEFPYQEFPNGVEVRFWNEENEKSTVNSDYAVRYDQTGIVDLRNNVVLVTSDSVVLEAEQLYWDQVNKWVFTDQPYRIKFKDGSFNQGARFDSNEDFTIFLSRQNDGIQIIDKTQTTDGE encoded by the coding sequence ATGTTCAAATATCAACATAAGCTGAAGAGCGTGATGGCTATAACCATAGTCATCACGCTTTTTGCTTGTGAAGGGAATTACCAGAACATTCAGCGACTGAACCTAAAGGACAACTCACCCATTGCCGAAGGGAGGAATATCGATGTAAAGTATACAGATTCGGGCAAAGTTGTAACCAACCTCCTCGCTCCGTTATTGCTCGATTATTCGAATATGGAATTTCCATATCAGGAATTTCCAAATGGGGTGGAGGTGAGGTTCTGGAATGAAGAAAACGAAAAGAGTACTGTGAATTCAGATTATGCTGTGAGATATGACCAAACAGGGATTGTGGACCTTCGCAATAACGTTGTGCTCGTAACCAGTGATAGTGTCGTATTGGAGGCGGAACAATTATATTGGGATCAGGTTAATAAATGGGTTTTTACCGATCAGCCGTATCGTATAAAATTTAAAGACGGATCCTTTAATCAGGGTGCCCGCTTTGATTCGAATGAAGATTTTACTATTTTCCTGTCCAGACAGAATGATGGGATACAAATTATTGACAAAACACAAACTACCGATGGGGAATAA
- a CDS encoding type III pantothenate kinase: MNLIIDVGNTLVKLAVFENSVLQHKKTCLKLDFSDTLEDISEDYPAITHCAISSVGKLSDQQHNKLKKLYPVYEVSHETPMPFINTYTTPTTLGVDRMVLMSAAAVQYPSKNVLVIDAGSAITYDFLSNKNEYMGGAISPGIGMRYTALHNFTAKLPLLDTNMPKKMIGNSTASSMHSGIIHGVLYEIDGFIEDYSKNYPNLTVILTGGDAHFLRDSLKNDIFANSNFLLEGLNYILEHNKD; the protein is encoded by the coding sequence ATGAATTTAATAATAGATGTTGGGAATACACTGGTAAAGCTTGCTGTGTTTGAAAACAGTGTTCTTCAGCATAAAAAAACATGTCTTAAATTAGACTTTTCCGATACCCTAGAGGATATTTCAGAAGATTATCCAGCCATCACGCACTGCGCGATCTCTTCCGTTGGAAAACTGAGTGATCAACAGCACAACAAACTGAAAAAATTATATCCTGTTTATGAAGTTTCCCATGAAACACCTATGCCTTTCATAAATACGTATACCACACCTACCACATTGGGTGTGGACCGAATGGTTTTAATGAGTGCCGCAGCCGTGCAATACCCAAGTAAAAATGTCCTGGTAATTGATGCCGGCAGCGCTATTACTTACGATTTCCTTTCCAATAAGAATGAGTATATGGGAGGAGCGATCTCTCCGGGTATCGGGATGCGATATACTGCGCTCCACAACTTTACAGCTAAGTTACCGTTATTGGATACGAATATGCCCAAAAAAATGATTGGGAATTCTACCGCGAGTTCGATGCACTCGGGAATTATCCACGGAGTTTTATACGAAATAGATGGTTTTATCGAAGACTATTCAAAGAATTATCCCAATTTAACAGTTATTTTAACAGGAGGAGACGCTCATTTTTTGCGTGATAGCTTAAAAAATGACATCTTTGCCAACTCAAATTTCCTATTGGAAGGTTTAAATTACATTTTAGAACATAACAAAGATTGA
- a CDS encoding arsenosugar biosynthesis-associated peroxidase-like protein, whose protein sequence is MSNMYYDPKDLRKFGDITEWNEELGTKFFDYYGKVFEEGALTAREKALIALAVSHTEQCPYCIDAYTKETLQRGVTKAEMMEAIHVGAAIKSGATLVHGVMMMNKVNKLDG, encoded by the coding sequence ATGTCTAATATGTACTACGACCCTAAAGATCTTCGGAAATTTGGTGACATCACCGAATGGAATGAGGAACTTGGAACAAAATTTTTCGATTACTACGGAAAAGTTTTCGAGGAAGGTGCGCTAACAGCACGTGAAAAGGCCCTCATAGCACTCGCCGTTTCCCATACCGAACAATGTCCATACTGCATCGACGCCTATACCAAAGAAACGCTGCAACGCGGCGTAACCAAAGCAGAGATGATGGAAGCCATACATGTGGGAGCAGCCATAAAGAGTGGCGCTACCCTGGTCCATGGGGTAATGATGATGAACAAAGTAAACAAACTGGACGGATAA
- a CDS encoding c-type cytochrome, producing MKFLNILFIGCLFLISKTALAQQEVTYYGDIEPIIITNCAVCHKPGGYGPFPLTSFQEVKSKGSFIGHVVKTRYMPPWKADPEFSNFKNERVLSESDIQLVMDWIDGGMKKGERNAEAPIIPNLMENRTPDLVLEMNEPYQLSQESVEDYRFFNIPTHLKEDTYIESIAYVPGNKRFVHHSRIMADTTNLIRGIDGLSEFDPKALEFQKNPLADEFLYGWVPGNLPLLYPPGTGKKLYANTDLILNIHYAPTSSKQEDRSRIELFFAKEKVDHEIKTLTITEKDITNQPFLLKAETKPTFYVSYTVRENMNLVSLLPHMHYLGKSFKAIAATPKGEAIPLIKIDAWDFNWQSSYLLREPLLIPKGSTILIVADYDNTSENASNPNSPPKDVGLGWNSTDEMMNLIFYYY from the coding sequence ATGAAATTCTTAAACATTTTATTTATTGGGTGTTTATTTCTAATTAGTAAAACAGCTCTTGCTCAGCAGGAAGTAACGTATTACGGGGATATTGAACCTATAATCATTACAAATTGTGCGGTGTGCCATAAACCCGGAGGCTACGGCCCATTCCCTTTAACTTCTTTTCAGGAAGTAAAAAGCAAAGGATCTTTTATTGGGCATGTGGTAAAAACACGGTATATGCCACCCTGGAAGGCAGATCCCGAATTCAGTAATTTTAAGAATGAGCGTGTACTTTCTGAGAGCGATATACAATTGGTGATGGACTGGATCGATGGGGGGATGAAAAAAGGCGAGCGAAATGCTGAGGCACCTATTATCCCGAACCTCATGGAGAACCGAACTCCGGATCTGGTTCTCGAAATGAATGAACCCTATCAGTTATCCCAGGAAAGTGTAGAGGATTATCGCTTTTTTAATATTCCTACCCATCTAAAGGAAGACACGTATATTGAGTCTATTGCATACGTTCCGGGCAACAAACGCTTTGTACATCACAGCAGGATCATGGCAGATACTACGAATCTAATACGGGGGATCGACGGACTTTCAGAATTTGATCCCAAGGCATTGGAATTTCAGAAAAATCCTTTAGCCGACGAATTTCTCTACGGCTGGGTGCCTGGAAATCTTCCACTGTTATATCCGCCGGGCACCGGAAAGAAATTGTACGCCAATACCGATCTCATTCTGAATATCCACTACGCTCCTACCTCGTCCAAACAGGAAGATCGATCTAGAATCGAATTGTTCTTCGCGAAAGAGAAAGTCGATCACGAAATAAAAACCCTTACCATTACCGAAAAGGATATTACCAACCAGCCATTTTTGCTAAAAGCAGAAACAAAACCCACCTTTTATGTGAGTTATACGGTAAGAGAAAATATGAATCTGGTTTCCTTGCTGCCTCACATGCACTATCTGGGTAAAAGTTTTAAAGCCATTGCGGCTACGCCCAAGGGGGAAGCAATTCCGCTTATAAAGATCGATGCCTGGGATTTTAACTGGCAAAGCAGCTATTTGCTGCGGGAACCGCTTCTAATTCCAAAAGGCTCAACCATTCTTATAGTCGCCGATTACGACAATACTTCCGAAAATGCCAGTAACCCCAATTCGCCACCAAAGGATGTGGGGCTGGGCTGGAATTCAACCGATGAAATGATGAACTTGATATTTTATTATTATTAA
- a CDS encoding tetratricopeptide repeat protein, with protein sequence MKKILILAVAVFITSLGSKAVAQSENCTILGSLFIEPAKAKNYEGAYPHYAKLVAECPTYSMATFQYGEKMFKHFIEKGDKGKVTELIQSYNDRLKYYPSKTKMGDVLSDIAQVKYDNSIGTKMEQYRAFEEAFKKDEENFTSPKALYTYFSLAVDLHDSGELPIQDVFDLYDIVTEKIEKEESKLAEKVTEYMDKQEAGSTLSSKEKKYMDAYERNLEAYGKVKGSVSGKLGILADCPNLIPLYKKDFEQKKNDVDWIKRAAGRLSAKDCDDPLFFQLVQQLHNLDPSAKSAYYLGKLAEKDGKSGKALEYFNQAAELETKPSDKARVYYSIAENFRKKGNYGQARSYYRKMVEVKPSAGIAYLKIANMYASSANNCGTNVFEKRAMYWLAADMADKAARLDASIAGNARQAASSYRGLAPSKSDIFNDGMAGKTVTFNCWVGGSVKVPNL encoded by the coding sequence ATGAAGAAGATTTTAATTTTAGCCGTAGCTGTTTTTATTACCTCACTAGGGTCTAAAGCTGTGGCACAAAGTGAGAACTGTACTATTTTAGGTTCACTCTTTATCGAGCCCGCCAAAGCAAAGAATTATGAGGGAGCATACCCGCACTACGCTAAATTAGTTGCCGAATGTCCTACCTACAGTATGGCTACTTTTCAATACGGAGAGAAGATGTTCAAGCATTTTATTGAAAAAGGAGATAAAGGAAAAGTAACCGAGTTAATTCAGTCTTACAACGATAGACTGAAATACTATCCATCTAAAACCAAAATGGGAGATGTGCTTTCAGACATCGCTCAGGTGAAATACGACAACAGTATCGGTACTAAAATGGAACAGTACCGAGCTTTTGAAGAAGCCTTTAAAAAGGACGAAGAAAATTTTACAAGTCCGAAGGCACTATATACCTACTTTTCACTGGCAGTGGATCTTCACGACAGTGGGGAACTTCCTATTCAGGACGTATTCGACCTATATGATATAGTTACTGAAAAGATCGAAAAGGAAGAAAGTAAACTTGCTGAAAAAGTAACCGAGTATATGGATAAGCAGGAAGCAGGTTCTACGCTTTCTAGTAAAGAAAAGAAATACATGGATGCCTACGAGCGCAACCTTGAGGCGTATGGAAAAGTAAAAGGAAGCGTTTCGGGTAAATTAGGGATCCTTGCCGATTGTCCTAACCTTATTCCACTTTATAAAAAAGATTTTGAGCAGAAAAAGAATGATGTGGACTGGATTAAAAGAGCAGCCGGACGATTAAGTGCCAAAGACTGTGACGATCCTTTGTTTTTCCAATTGGTACAACAATTACACAATCTGGATCCTTCTGCGAAATCGGCTTATTATTTAGGGAAACTAGCTGAAAAGGACGGAAAGTCTGGGAAAGCCTTAGAATATTTTAATCAGGCAGCCGAGTTGGAAACGAAGCCAAGTGATAAGGCAAGAGTGTATTACAGTATTGCAGAAAACTTTAGAAAGAAAGGAAACTATGGACAAGCGCGAAGCTACTACCGAAAAATGGTAGAGGTGAAGCCTTCTGCAGGTATCGCATATCTTAAGATCGCAAATATGTATGCATCTAGTGCCAATAACTGTGGAACCAATGTTTTTGAAAAAAGAGCCATGTACTGGTTAGCGGCAGATATGGCCGATAAGGCAGCGAGACTTGATGCTTCCATTGCAGGAAATGCAAGACAGGCTGCAAGCAGCTACCGCGGACTAGCGCCATCAAAGAGTGATATCTTTAACGATGGAATGGCAGGAAAGACCGTTACCTTTAACTGTTGGGTTGGAGGAAGCGTGAAAGTGCCTAATCTATAA
- the arsS gene encoding arsenosugar biosynthesis radical SAM (seleno)protein ArsS (Some members of this family are selenoproteins.) → MSKVKTQSLHKRNDELANANRQLEILSNGIFQNGELPTFAKKIKETNNFPLRPKKLEILQINVGYMCNQVCEHCHVDAGPDRKEIMTVETMKQCLEVIRNTGAHTLDLTGGAPEMNPNFRWFVDEASKAGIKDFIVRSNLTIIRANKKYYDLPQFFKDHNVHVVSSMPHWTRGKTDKQRGDGVFDKSIKALQDLNAVGYGLPNSKLRLDLVYNPSGAFLPGDQAAMEKDFKKALLEDFGIRFHNLFTITNLPIARFLDYLIASENYEDYMYQLVDAYNPAAVENVMCTNTISVSWDGWLYDCDFNQMLGLKVASKIKHIKDYNEDVLKDRDILISQHCYGCTAGAGSSCQGSVT, encoded by the coding sequence ATGTCGAAAGTAAAGACGCAATCCCTACATAAACGCAATGATGAACTGGCCAATGCCAACAGACAACTGGAAATTCTATCCAATGGAATTTTTCAGAACGGCGAGCTCCCCACCTTTGCAAAAAAGATCAAAGAAACCAACAACTTTCCGCTCCGCCCCAAAAAACTGGAGATCCTTCAAATTAACGTAGGTTATATGTGCAATCAGGTGTGTGAACATTGTCATGTGGATGCCGGACCCGACCGAAAGGAGATCATGACCGTTGAAACCATGAAACAGTGTCTTGAGGTCATTAGGAACACCGGTGCGCATACCCTCGATCTCACCGGAGGAGCACCCGAGATGAACCCTAACTTTAGATGGTTCGTGGATGAAGCCAGTAAGGCCGGAATAAAGGATTTTATCGTTCGAAGCAACCTCACTATCATTAGAGCCAATAAAAAATATTACGATCTGCCGCAGTTCTTTAAAGATCACAACGTGCATGTAGTAAGTTCGATGCCGCACTGGACGCGTGGTAAAACCGATAAACAGCGAGGCGATGGTGTTTTCGATAAATCTATTAAAGCTTTACAGGATTTAAATGCCGTAGGCTACGGTCTTCCTAACAGCAAGTTAAGGCTGGATCTAGTGTACAATCCCAGTGGTGCCTTTTTACCGGGGGATCAGGCCGCCATGGAAAAGGATTTTAAGAAGGCGTTACTGGAAGATTTTGGCATACGATTTCACAATTTATTTACGATCACCAATCTTCCCATAGCCCGATTCCTAGATTATCTTATTGCTTCTGAAAATTATGAGGACTATATGTATCAACTGGTTGACGCCTATAACCCCGCAGCCGTTGAGAATGTGATGTGTACCAATACCATTTCGGTGAGTTGGGATGGCTGGTTGTACGACTGTGATTTCAATCAGATGCTCGGACTTAAGGTAGCCAGCAAGATCAAACACATTAAGGATTACAACGAAGATGTTCTTAAAGACCGGGATATTTTAATTTCGCAGCATTGTTACGGTTGTACTGCCGGTGCCGGCAGTAGCTGTCAGGGGAGCGTTACCTAG
- a CDS encoding hemolysin family protein has product MDYSILIIVLMLIFSAFFSGMEIAYVSSNKIHIEIEKKQNNFLATILRKITKRPSKFIATMLVGNNIALVVYGFFIGDLLMEYIPLAGFSGLLVQTMISTIIILLTAEFLPKVFFQIYANSLVKIFAVPAWLFYVLFTFISEFIIWISDLVLKLFFKTKGDEVQLSFSKIELGNYISEQMEIVETHDDIDTEIQIFQNALDFSEVKSREVMIPRTEVVAVDISTTPKELAAIFTETGLSKILVYNENIDDIVGYIHSFELFKKPPTLKKVLMPVVFVPETMLAKDVLNILSKKRKSIAVVIDEYGGTSGIMTVEDIIEELFGEIEDEHDSMELIEEEIEKNHYKFSARLEVDYLNEMFKLDLPDSENYETLGGMIVYFTEGIPSKDEKVEIENFTFTILEVSNTKIELVELKITEED; this is encoded by the coding sequence TTGGACTACAGTATCCTTATTATTGTGCTAATGCTCATCTTTTCCGCCTTCTTTTCGGGGATGGAGATCGCTTATGTTTCTTCCAATAAGATCCATATCGAGATAGAAAAGAAACAGAATAATTTTTTGGCTACCATACTGCGGAAGATCACCAAGCGCCCTTCAAAGTTTATTGCTACCATGCTCGTTGGGAACAATATTGCTTTGGTGGTTTACGGTTTCTTTATAGGGGATCTTCTTATGGAATACATACCTCTGGCCGGATTTTCAGGATTGTTGGTGCAAACCATGATCTCAACCATCATAATTCTCCTTACCGCCGAATTTCTTCCTAAGGTATTCTTTCAGATCTATGCCAACAGCCTCGTAAAGATCTTCGCTGTACCTGCCTGGTTATTTTATGTGCTCTTTACGTTTATTTCTGAATTTATTATTTGGATATCGGACCTGGTGCTAAAATTGTTCTTTAAGACCAAAGGAGATGAGGTACAACTTAGTTTCAGTAAAATTGAACTGGGAAACTACATCAGTGAACAGATGGAGATCGTTGAAACTCATGACGACATCGATACCGAAATTCAGATCTTTCAGAATGCGTTGGACTTCTCCGAAGTAAAATCCAGAGAAGTGATGATTCCCCGTACCGAAGTCGTTGCCGTCGATATATCCACAACGCCCAAAGAACTGGCAGCGATCTTTACCGAGACCGGACTATCGAAGATCCTGGTTTATAATGAAAATATCGATGATATTGTTGGGTATATCCATTCCTTCGAATTGTTTAAAAAACCACCGACTCTAAAAAAGGTGTTGATGCCGGTGGTATTCGTACCCGAAACCATGCTGGCTAAGGATGTGCTAAATATTCTTAGTAAAAAGCGTAAAAGTATAGCGGTAGTGATCGACGAATATGGTGGAACCAGCGGGATCATGACTGTAGAAGATATTATTGAAGAGCTGTTTGGTGAAATTGAGGATGAGCACGATTCTATGGAACTTATTGAAGAAGAGATCGAAAAGAATCATTATAAGTTTTCGGCGCGTCTTGAAGTGGATTATCTGAATGAAATGTTTAAGCTGGATCTTCCCGACAGCGAAAACTACGAAACACTTGGAGGGATGATCGTTTATTTTACTGAAGGCATTCCGTCCAAGGATGAAAAGGTTGAAATTGAGAATTTTACCTTTACTATCCTCGAGGTTTCAAACACAAAAATTGAATTGGTTGAGCTCAAAATTACTGAGGAGGACTAG
- a CDS encoding tryptophan 2,3-dioxygenase family protein: MTQEEIIAALNKKYEDLGENPNAYLKGLLEAKPINYWDYIEVDTLLSLQKPRTDFKDETIFIMYHQVTELVLKMMIHELQQLSESENTSEEVWINKLTRLNRYTQLLTTSFDIMKDGMNYDDYNTFRATLTPASGFQSAQFRYLEIYCTPVENLINDHGKKRLPVNPVLEDLFDVIYWKDAGYNRKTGRKTLTLRQFEEKYQDSFIKLAKNLKGKTIAERIEQLENPSKELLEKLKAFDHLYNVVWPMVHLKTAQHYLDSKGENKPATGGSEWKKYLHPKFQQRRFFPSIWSESEKQNWGENIL, encoded by the coding sequence ATGACACAAGAAGAGATCATCGCAGCCCTCAATAAGAAGTACGAAGATCTGGGCGAAAACCCCAATGCATACTTAAAAGGACTGCTGGAAGCCAAACCCATCAATTATTGGGATTATATTGAAGTAGACACCTTACTTTCCCTTCAGAAACCGAGAACCGATTTTAAGGACGAGACCATCTTTATCATGTACCATCAGGTAACCGAGTTGGTACTTAAAATGATGATCCACGAACTGCAACAACTTTCAGAATCCGAAAATACTTCCGAAGAAGTGTGGATCAATAAACTCACCAGACTTAACCGGTACACCCAATTGCTTACCACCTCCTTCGACATTATGAAAGACGGTATGAATTACGACGATTACAATACCTTTAGAGCCACACTTACACCGGCCAGCGGATTTCAAAGTGCGCAATTCCGATACCTGGAGATCTATTGTACCCCAGTGGAGAATCTTATCAATGACCACGGAAAAAAGCGCTTACCCGTAAATCCCGTACTTGAAGATCTATTTGATGTGATCTATTGGAAAGACGCGGGATATAACCGAAAAACGGGTAGAAAGACGCTTACGCTTCGGCAGTTTGAAGAAAAATATCAGGATTCCTTTATAAAACTCGCTAAAAATCTGAAAGGCAAAACCATCGCAGAGCGAATTGAGCAACTCGAAAATCCTTCCAAAGAATTGCTGGAAAAATTAAAAGCCTTCGATCATCTTTACAATGTAGTATGGCCTATGGTGCATCTCAAGACGGCCCAGCACTATCTGGACAGCAAAGGAGAGAATAAACCCGCAACCGGAGGCTCGGAATGGAAAAAATACCTGCACCCAAAATTTCAGCAGCGTCGCTTCTTTCCCTCGATATGGTCTGAATCTGAAAAACAAAATTGGGGTGAAAACATCTTATAA
- a CDS encoding redoxin domain-containing protein, with protein MKPLIVLIFLIFYSFGNGYSQTGSELSTDSEIARLKTIAVENLPFINTPDIKTEFFAVVFLGTDCPISQKYVHTLRTLYKNYRAKVTFFGIIPHNFSEEKITTFNEEYSIPFRLLKDHDNSYARLFHASVTPEVFLFDATGKIFYDGAIDNWFFALGRNRLKATEHYLEEAIKNVTSGKTVSIPHKDAVGCFIEFRKK; from the coding sequence ATGAAACCTCTTATAGTCTTAATTTTTCTGATCTTTTATTCCTTCGGAAATGGTTATTCTCAAACCGGTTCAGAGCTCAGTACCGATTCAGAAATTGCCCGTCTGAAAACTATAGCCGTTGAGAATCTACCGTTTATCAACACTCCGGACATCAAAACCGAATTCTTTGCCGTGGTTTTCCTGGGTACCGATTGTCCCATATCCCAAAAATATGTGCATACCCTTCGCACGCTCTATAAAAACTATCGCGCTAAGGTGACCTTCTTCGGAATCATTCCTCACAATTTTTCTGAAGAAAAGATCACAACTTTTAATGAAGAATACAGCATCCCCTTTCGATTGCTAAAGGATCACGATAATTCGTATGCGAGGTTGTTTCATGCCTCGGTTACGCCTGAAGTATTTCTCTTTGATGCAACCGGGAAAATATTCTATGATGGTGCGATTGACAATTGGTTTTTTGCTCTGGGAAGAAACCGATTGAAAGCTACTGAACATTATCTGGAAGAAGCTATAAAAAATGTAACCTCGGGAAAAACAGTCAGCATCCCTCATAAGGACGCTGTAGGCTGTTTTATCGAATTCAGAAAAAAATGA
- a CDS encoding DUF481 domain-containing protein — protein MKKLLVILLVSISTTSMAQVLNVESLRKVTDTSGWSGSASVNFAIKRNVNDFFTISSNIHVQYKMNKHLVLFKNDIDFQKIEGEKFSNSGIQHVRYNYRFHDRIAWEVFLQGQYNKVSLIDFRGLAGTGPRFKLSNSENYKFYLGTLFMYEHEEVGDGITPIQKDFRGSAYLSFSLFPTDRIAMVSTTYYQPKLSAFSDYRIANESSLLIDLFKNFAFKTTYRFIFDAFPAIGIPNSQYDLTTGFTYSFD, from the coding sequence ATGAAAAAGCTGCTTGTCATCCTACTCGTATCTATTTCTACTACTTCAATGGCACAGGTTCTCAATGTTGAATCCCTTAGAAAGGTAACCGACACTTCTGGTTGGTCGGGATCGGCCAGCGTTAATTTCGCCATAAAACGAAATGTAAATGACTTCTTTACCATTTCCAGCAACATTCATGTGCAATATAAAATGAATAAACACCTGGTGTTATTTAAGAATGATATTGACTTCCAGAAGATCGAAGGAGAAAAATTCTCCAACAGCGGGATCCAGCATGTGCGCTACAACTACCGTTTTCACGATCGGATTGCCTGGGAGGTCTTTCTGCAGGGACAATACAACAAGGTTTCACTAATCGATTTCAGAGGGCTGGCAGGTACCGGGCCGCGATTTAAACTAAGCAATTCTGAAAATTATAAATTCTATTTGGGTACACTTTTCATGTACGAACATGAGGAAGTAGGAGATGGAATTACTCCTATTCAGAAGGATTTTAGGGGAAGTGCATATTTGTCTTTCAGTTTGTTTCCCACAGATCGCATCGCCATGGTGAGCACCACCTATTATCAGCCTAAACTGTCTGCCTTTAGCGACTACAGGATCGCTAACGAATCTTCTTTACTTATTGATCTGTTTAAAAACTTTGCTTTTAAAACCACCTATCGTTTTATTTTCGATGCGTTTCCCGCTATAGGTATTCCAAATTCTCAATACGATCTAACGACAGGTTTCACCTATTCTTTCGATTAA
- a CDS encoding rhodanese-like domain-containing protein, translating into MKAAFTLICFFFTVLCLGQTELDDMLQRYNTRSIPYISVEELRMLQTNESIIVLDAREKNEFEVSKIPSALYIGYSEFSSEGLSEKKIDKSTPIIVYCSLGIRSEVIGEKLKKEGYLNVKNLYGGIFEWKNNGYPVFDSQNVETENVHVCSKIWGKWLQNGTKVF; encoded by the coding sequence ATGAAAGCGGCATTCACTTTAATATGTTTTTTCTTTACGGTTCTCTGTCTGGGACAAACCGAACTGGATGACATGCTACAACGTTATAATACCCGAAGCATTCCCTATATTTCGGTTGAAGAATTGCGAATGCTTCAGACCAATGAAAGCATCATAGTTCTTGATGCACGTGAGAAAAATGAATTTGAAGTTAGTAAAATACCTTCAGCTTTATATATTGGGTATTCTGAATTTTCTTCGGAAGGCCTTTCAGAAAAGAAAATAGACAAAAGCACCCCTATCATTGTATATTGTTCCCTCGGAATACGTTCAGAAGTAATTGGAGAAAAACTGAAAAAAGAAGGATACCTCAACGTTAAAAACCTCTACGGCGGGATCTTTGAATGGAAAAATAACGGATATCCGGTCTTCGATTCTCAAAATGTAGAAACAGAAAATGTACATGTCTGTTCCAAAATCTGGGGGAAATGGTTACAAAACGGAACTAAAGTATTTTAA